In a single window of the Equus quagga isolate Etosha38 chromosome 7, UCLA_HA_Equagga_1.0, whole genome shotgun sequence genome:
- the ITGAL gene encoding integrin alpha-L isoform X3: MKDVMKKLSNSSYRFAAVQFSTTYKTEFTFSDYVQWKDPDVLLATVKHMRQLTNTFGAINYVVTNVFRQDLGARPDATKVLIIITDGEATDKGNTDAAKDIIRYIIGIGKHFKTKESQETLHNFASTPTKEFVKILDTFEKLKDLFTELQKKIYVIEGTSRQDLTSFDMELSSSGISADLSKGRGVVGAVGAKDWAGGFLDLKVDLQDDAFVGNEPLTKEVKEGYLGYTVAWLPSRGLPSLLAAGAPRYQHVGRVLLFQESENRDHWSQIQKINGSQVGSYFGGELCGVDVDQDEETELLLIGAPLFYGEQRGGRVFVYQRKQLGFEVVSELQGDPGYPLGRFGAAITALTDINGDELMDVAVGAPLEEQGAVYIFNGRHGGLSPEPSQRIEGTQVLSGIRWFGRSIHGVKDLGGDGLADVAVGAEGQVIMLSSRPVVDVITLLSFSPAEIPVHEVECSPSASNKKKEGVNITVCFQVKSLIPQFQGLLVANLTYTLQLDGHRTRSRGLFPGGRDKLSGNTAVTLVKSCTEFWFHFPVCIQDLISPINVSLNFSLWEEEGTPRDQRAQGKDIQPILRPSPHSETKEIPFEKNCGEDKKCEANLGLSFSPTRSKVLRLTPSASLSVELTLTNSGEDAYWVRLGLTLPRGLSFRKVEMLKPHSQIPVSCEELPEEPKLLTRTLSCNVSSPIFKTGSSVVIQVMFHTLMNSSWGDFVELHANVSCENEDSGLLEDNSATTSIPVLYPVNILTEDQENSTLYISFTPKGPKIHHVKHIYQVKIQPSVHDHNVPTLEALIGVPWPHSKGPIMHKWRVEMEPPSTCYREDLEMPPSMAESPQPCLPGAKFRCPLVFKQEILIQVIGTVELVGEIEASSMFSLCSSLSISFNSSKHFHLYGSNASLAQVIMKVDIVYEKEMLYLYVLSGLGGLLLLLLIFMALYKVGFFKRNLKEKMEASADASDGIPGEDSGQPASEEEAMDPGCRDPLHEEEAQDGGGKD; the protein is encoded by the exons ATGAAGGATGTGATGAAGAAACTTAGCAACTCTTCCTACCGG TTTGCTGCTGTTCAGTTTTCCACGACCTACAAAACAGAATTCACTTTCTCAGATTATGTTCAGTGGAAGGACCCTGATGTTCTGCTGGCCACAGTAAAGCACATGCGCCAGTTGACCAACACCTTTGGTGCCATCAACTATGTCGT GACAAATGTGTTCCGGCAAGACCTGGGGGCCCGACCAGATGCCACCAAAGTGCTTATCATCATCACTGACGGGGAAGCCACTGACAAAGGCAACACTGACGCAGCCAAAGACATCATCCGCTACATCATTGGG ATTGGAAAGCATTTCAAGACCAAGGAAAGTCAGGAGACACTCCACAACTTTGCCTCCACACCCACGAAGGAGTTTGTAAAGATTCTGGACACATTTGAGAAGCTTAAAGATCTATTCACTGAGCTGCAAAAGAAGATCTATGTCATTGAGG GCACAAGCAGACAGGACCTGACATCTTTTGACATGGAGCTGTCCTCCAGTGGGATCAGCGCTGACCTCAGCAAG GGCCGTGGCGTTGTGGGGGCAGTTGGAGCCAAGGACTGGGCTGGGGGCTTTCTAGACCTGAAGGTAGACCTACAAGATGATGCGTTTGTTGGGAATGAACCACtgacaaaagaagtgaaagaaggctATTTGG gTTACACCGTGGCCTGGCTGCCCTCCCGAGGGCTCCCATCACTGCTGGCAGCTGGAGCCCCCCGATACCAGCATGTGGGGCGGGTGCTGCTGTTCCAAGAGTCAGAGAACAGAGACCACTGGAGCCAGATCCAGAAGATAAATGGGAGCCAG GTCGGCTCTTATTTTGGTGGTGAGCTGTGTGGCGTTGATGTCGACCaagatgaggagacagagctgcTGCTGATTGGAGCTCCTCTGTTCtatggggagcagagaggaggccgAGTGTTTGTCTACCAGCGAAAACAG CTGGGGTTTGAAGTGGTCTCAGAACTGCAGGGGGATCCTGGCTACCCCCTTGGGCGATTTGGAGCAGCCATCACTGCCCTGACGGACATCAATGGGGATGAGCTGATGGACGTGGCTGTGGGAGCCCCTctggaggagcagggagctgTGTACATCTTCAATGGGCGCCATGGTGGGCTGAGCCCTGAGCCAAGTCAG AGGATAGAAGGAACCCAGGTGTTATCAGGAATTCGATGGTTTGGACGTTCCATCCACGGGGTGAAGGACCTTGGAGGAGATGGTCTGGCAGATGTGGCTGTCGGGGCTGAGGGTCAAGTGATCATGCTGAG CTCGCGGCCTGTGGTGGATGTCATCACTCTGCTGTCCTTCTCCCCGGCCGAGATCCCAGTACATGAAGTGGAGTGCTCCCCTTCAGCCAGCaacaagaagaaggaaggagtcaACATCACAGTCTGTTTCCAGGTCAAGTCTCTCATCCCCCAGTTCCAAG GGCTCCTGGTTGCCAACCTCACTTACACTCTGCAGCTGGATGGCCATCGGACCAGAAGCCGGGGATTGTTCCCCGGAGGGAGAGATAAACTCAGTGGGAACACAGCTGTCACCCTGGTCAAGTCCTGCACTGAGTTTTGGTTCCACTTCCCG GTGTGCATTCAGGACCTCATCTCTCCCATCAATGTCTCCctaaatttctctctctgggaggaagaagggacacCGAGGGACCAAAGGGCG CAGGGCAAGGACATACAGCCCATCCTGAGACCCTCCCCACACTCGGAGACCAAGGAG ATCCCTTTTGAGAAGAACTGCGGAGAGGACAAGAAATGTGAGGCAAACCTGGGGCTGTCCTTCTCCCCTACAAG ATCCAAAGTCCTGCGTCTGACCCCCTCTGCCAGCCTCTCTGTGGAGTTGACACTGACCAACTCAGGAGAAGACGCTTACTGGGTCCGGCTCGGCCTGACATTGCCCCGGGGACTGTCCTTCCGCAAAGTGGAGATGCTCAAG CCTCACAGCCAGATACCTGTGAGCTGTGAGGAGCTTCCTGAAGAGCCCAAGCTTCTGACCAGGACCCTCTCTTGCAACGTGAGCTCTCCCATCTTTAAAACAGGCAGTTCG GTTGTTATCCAGGTGATGTTTCATACGCTGATGAACAGCTCCTGGGGGGACTTTGTTGAGCTGCACGCCAATGTGAGCTG TGAAAATGAAGACTCAGGCCTCCTGGAGGACAACTCAGCCACCACCAGCATCCCAGTCCTATACCCCGTCAACATCCTGACTGAGGA ccAAGAAAACTCCACACTCTATATCAGCTTCACCCCCAAGGGTCCCAAGATCCACCATGTCAAGCACATCTACCAG GTGAAGATTCAGCCTTCTGTCCATGACCACAATGTGCCCACCCTGGAGGCTTTGATTGGGGTACCATGGCCTCACAGCAAGGGGCCCATCATGCACAAGTGGAGAGTGGAGATG GAGCCTCCTAGCACCTGCTACCGTGAGGATCTGGAGATGCCACCCAGTATGGCTGAG TCCCCTCAGCCTTGTTTGCCTGGAGCCAAGTTCCGCTGCCCACTTGTCTTCAAGCAGGAGATTCTCATCCAAGTGATCGGGACAGTGGAGCTTGTGGGGGAGATCGAG GCCTCCTCCATGTTCAGCCTCTGcagctctctctccatctccttcaaCAGCAGCAAGCATTTCCACCTCTATGGCAGCAATGCTTCTCTGGCCCAG gtCATCATGAAGGTCGACATCGTCTATGAGAAGGAAATGCTCTACCTCTACGTGCTGAGTGGCCTCGGGGGGCTTTTGCTGCTGTTGCTGATTTTCATGGCGCTCTACAAG GTTGGCTTCTTCAAACGGAACCTGAAGGAGAAGATGGAGGCTAGCGCAGATGCCTCAGACGGAATCCCTGGGGAAGACTCCGGGCAGCCGGCGTCTGAGGAGGAGGCTATGGATCCGGGCTGCCGGGATCCGCTCCACGAGGAAGAGGCCCAGGATGGAGGTGGCAAAGACTGA
- the ITGAL gene encoding integrin alpha-L isoform X1, whose amino-acid sequence MNSCIIVMRLLLSGPFLFAPASSYNVDVRHVQSFSYPHAGRHFGYRVLQVGNGVVVGAPGEGNSTGNLYQCQPGTGHCLPVSLSGSNYTSKYLGMTLARDPTNESLLACDPGLSRTCDQNIYLSGLCYLFHQNLRGPVLQGRPGYQECIKGNVDLVFLFDGSRSLQQNEFQKIVDFMKDVMKKLSNSSYRFAAVQFSTTYKTEFTFSDYVQWKDPDVLLATVKHMRQLTNTFGAINYVVTNVFRQDLGARPDATKVLIIITDGEATDKGNTDAAKDIIRYIIGIGKHFKTKESQETLHNFASTPTKEFVKILDTFEKLKDLFTELQKKIYVIEGTSRQDLTSFDMELSSSGISADLSKGRGVVGAVGAKDWAGGFLDLKVDLQDDAFVGNEPLTKEVKEGYLGYTVAWLPSRGLPSLLAAGAPRYQHVGRVLLFQESENRDHWSQIQKINGSQVGSYFGGELCGVDVDQDEETELLLIGAPLFYGEQRGGRVFVYQRKQLGFEVVSELQGDPGYPLGRFGAAITALTDINGDELMDVAVGAPLEEQGAVYIFNGRHGGLSPEPSQRIEGTQVLSGIRWFGRSIHGVKDLGGDGLADVAVGAEGQVIMLSSRPVVDVITLLSFSPAEIPVHEVECSPSASNKKKEGVNITVCFQVKSLIPQFQGLLVANLTYTLQLDGHRTRSRGLFPGGRDKLSGNTAVTLVKSCTEFWFHFPVCIQDLISPINVSLNFSLWEEEGTPRDQRAQGKDIQPILRPSPHSETKEIPFEKNCGEDKKCEANLGLSFSPTRSKVLRLTPSASLSVELTLTNSGEDAYWVRLGLTLPRGLSFRKVEMLKPHSQIPVSCEELPEEPKLLTRTLSCNVSSPIFKTGSSVVIQVMFHTLMNSSWGDFVELHANVSCENEDSGLLEDNSATTSIPVLYPVNILTEDQENSTLYISFTPKGPKIHHVKHIYQVKIQPSVHDHNVPTLEALIGVPWPHSKGPIMHKWRVEMEPPSTCYREDLEMPPSMAESPQPCLPGAKFRCPLVFKQEILIQVIGTVELVGEIEASSMFSLCSSLSISFNSSKHFHLYGSNASLAQVIMKVDIVYEKEMLYLYVLSGLGGLLLLLLIFMALYKVGFFKRNLKEKMEASADASDGIPGEDSGQPASEEEAMDPGCRDPLHEEEAQDGGGKD is encoded by the exons ATGAACTCCTGCATCATCGTAATGAGGCTGCTGCTGTCTGGGCCTTTTCTCTTTG ccccagcctcAAGCTACAACGTGGACGTGCGGCATGTGCAAAGCTTCTCCTACCCACACGCCGGGAGGCACTTTGGGTACCGAGTCCTGCAGGTTGGAAACGG GGTTGTCGTGGGAGCTCCAGGTGAGGGGAACAGCACGGGAAACCTCTATCAATGCCAGCCAGGCACTGGACACTGCCTACCAGTCAGCCTGAGTG GTTCCAACTATACCTCCAAGTACTTGGGAATGACCTTGGCGAGAGACCCCACAAATGAAAGCCTTTTG GCCTGTGACCCTGGGCTGTCTCGGACCTGTGACCAGAATATCTATCTAAGTGGCCTGTGTTACCTCTTCCACCAGAATTTGAGGGGTCCTGTGCTGCAAGGGCGCCCTGGTTATCAGG AATGTATAAAGGGCAATGTAGACCTGGTATTTCTGTTTGATGGTTCAAGGAGCTTGCAGCAAAATGAATTTCAGAAAATTGTGGATTTCATGAAGGATGTGATGAAGAAACTTAGCAACTCTTCCTACCGG TTTGCTGCTGTTCAGTTTTCCACGACCTACAAAACAGAATTCACTTTCTCAGATTATGTTCAGTGGAAGGACCCTGATGTTCTGCTGGCCACAGTAAAGCACATGCGCCAGTTGACCAACACCTTTGGTGCCATCAACTATGTCGT GACAAATGTGTTCCGGCAAGACCTGGGGGCCCGACCAGATGCCACCAAAGTGCTTATCATCATCACTGACGGGGAAGCCACTGACAAAGGCAACACTGACGCAGCCAAAGACATCATCCGCTACATCATTGGG ATTGGAAAGCATTTCAAGACCAAGGAAAGTCAGGAGACACTCCACAACTTTGCCTCCACACCCACGAAGGAGTTTGTAAAGATTCTGGACACATTTGAGAAGCTTAAAGATCTATTCACTGAGCTGCAAAAGAAGATCTATGTCATTGAGG GCACAAGCAGACAGGACCTGACATCTTTTGACATGGAGCTGTCCTCCAGTGGGATCAGCGCTGACCTCAGCAAG GGCCGTGGCGTTGTGGGGGCAGTTGGAGCCAAGGACTGGGCTGGGGGCTTTCTAGACCTGAAGGTAGACCTACAAGATGATGCGTTTGTTGGGAATGAACCACtgacaaaagaagtgaaagaaggctATTTGG gTTACACCGTGGCCTGGCTGCCCTCCCGAGGGCTCCCATCACTGCTGGCAGCTGGAGCCCCCCGATACCAGCATGTGGGGCGGGTGCTGCTGTTCCAAGAGTCAGAGAACAGAGACCACTGGAGCCAGATCCAGAAGATAAATGGGAGCCAG GTCGGCTCTTATTTTGGTGGTGAGCTGTGTGGCGTTGATGTCGACCaagatgaggagacagagctgcTGCTGATTGGAGCTCCTCTGTTCtatggggagcagagaggaggccgAGTGTTTGTCTACCAGCGAAAACAG CTGGGGTTTGAAGTGGTCTCAGAACTGCAGGGGGATCCTGGCTACCCCCTTGGGCGATTTGGAGCAGCCATCACTGCCCTGACGGACATCAATGGGGATGAGCTGATGGACGTGGCTGTGGGAGCCCCTctggaggagcagggagctgTGTACATCTTCAATGGGCGCCATGGTGGGCTGAGCCCTGAGCCAAGTCAG AGGATAGAAGGAACCCAGGTGTTATCAGGAATTCGATGGTTTGGACGTTCCATCCACGGGGTGAAGGACCTTGGAGGAGATGGTCTGGCAGATGTGGCTGTCGGGGCTGAGGGTCAAGTGATCATGCTGAG CTCGCGGCCTGTGGTGGATGTCATCACTCTGCTGTCCTTCTCCCCGGCCGAGATCCCAGTACATGAAGTGGAGTGCTCCCCTTCAGCCAGCaacaagaagaaggaaggagtcaACATCACAGTCTGTTTCCAGGTCAAGTCTCTCATCCCCCAGTTCCAAG GGCTCCTGGTTGCCAACCTCACTTACACTCTGCAGCTGGATGGCCATCGGACCAGAAGCCGGGGATTGTTCCCCGGAGGGAGAGATAAACTCAGTGGGAACACAGCTGTCACCCTGGTCAAGTCCTGCACTGAGTTTTGGTTCCACTTCCCG GTGTGCATTCAGGACCTCATCTCTCCCATCAATGTCTCCctaaatttctctctctgggaggaagaagggacacCGAGGGACCAAAGGGCG CAGGGCAAGGACATACAGCCCATCCTGAGACCCTCCCCACACTCGGAGACCAAGGAG ATCCCTTTTGAGAAGAACTGCGGAGAGGACAAGAAATGTGAGGCAAACCTGGGGCTGTCCTTCTCCCCTACAAG ATCCAAAGTCCTGCGTCTGACCCCCTCTGCCAGCCTCTCTGTGGAGTTGACACTGACCAACTCAGGAGAAGACGCTTACTGGGTCCGGCTCGGCCTGACATTGCCCCGGGGACTGTCCTTCCGCAAAGTGGAGATGCTCAAG CCTCACAGCCAGATACCTGTGAGCTGTGAGGAGCTTCCTGAAGAGCCCAAGCTTCTGACCAGGACCCTCTCTTGCAACGTGAGCTCTCCCATCTTTAAAACAGGCAGTTCG GTTGTTATCCAGGTGATGTTTCATACGCTGATGAACAGCTCCTGGGGGGACTTTGTTGAGCTGCACGCCAATGTGAGCTG TGAAAATGAAGACTCAGGCCTCCTGGAGGACAACTCAGCCACCACCAGCATCCCAGTCCTATACCCCGTCAACATCCTGACTGAGGA ccAAGAAAACTCCACACTCTATATCAGCTTCACCCCCAAGGGTCCCAAGATCCACCATGTCAAGCACATCTACCAG GTGAAGATTCAGCCTTCTGTCCATGACCACAATGTGCCCACCCTGGAGGCTTTGATTGGGGTACCATGGCCTCACAGCAAGGGGCCCATCATGCACAAGTGGAGAGTGGAGATG GAGCCTCCTAGCACCTGCTACCGTGAGGATCTGGAGATGCCACCCAGTATGGCTGAG TCCCCTCAGCCTTGTTTGCCTGGAGCCAAGTTCCGCTGCCCACTTGTCTTCAAGCAGGAGATTCTCATCCAAGTGATCGGGACAGTGGAGCTTGTGGGGGAGATCGAG GCCTCCTCCATGTTCAGCCTCTGcagctctctctccatctccttcaaCAGCAGCAAGCATTTCCACCTCTATGGCAGCAATGCTTCTCTGGCCCAG gtCATCATGAAGGTCGACATCGTCTATGAGAAGGAAATGCTCTACCTCTACGTGCTGAGTGGCCTCGGGGGGCTTTTGCTGCTGTTGCTGATTTTCATGGCGCTCTACAAG GTTGGCTTCTTCAAACGGAACCTGAAGGAGAAGATGGAGGCTAGCGCAGATGCCTCAGACGGAATCCCTGGGGAAGACTCCGGGCAGCCGGCGTCTGAGGAGGAGGCTATGGATCCGGGCTGCCGGGATCCGCTCCACGAGGAAGAGGCCCAGGATGGAGGTGGCAAAGACTGA
- the ITGAL gene encoding integrin alpha-L isoform X2, producing MNSCIIVMRLLLSGPFLFAPASSYNVDVRHVQSFSYPHAGRHFGYRVLQVGNGVVVGAPGEGNSTGNLYQCQPGTGHCLPVSLSGSNYTSKYLGMTLARDPTNESLLACDPGLSRTCDQNIYLSGLCYLFHQNLRGPVLQGRPGYQECIKGNVDLVFLFDGSRSLQQNEFQKIVDFMKDVMKKLSNSSYRFAAVQFSTTYKTEFTFSDYVQWKDPDVLLATVKHMRQLTNTFGAINYVVTNVFRQDLGARPDATKVLIIITDGEATDKGNTDAAKDIIRYIIGIGKHFKTKESQETLHNFASTPTKEFVKILDTFEKLKDLFTELQKKIYVIEGTSRQDLTSFDMELSSSGISADLSKGRGVVGAVGAKDWAGGFLDLKVDLQDDAFVGNEPLTKEVKEGYLGYTVAWLPSRGLPSLLAAGAPRYQHVGRVLLFQESENRDHWSQIQKINGSQVGSYFGGELCGVDVDQDEETELLLIGAPLFYGEQRGGRVFVYQRKQLGFEVVSELQGDPGYPLGRFGAAITALTDINGDELMDVAVGAPLEEQGAVYIFNGRHGGLSPEPSQRIEGTQVLSGIRWFGRSIHGVKDLGGDGLADVAVGAEGQVIMLSSRPVVDVITLLSFSPAEIPVHEVECSPSASNKKKEGVNITVCFQVKSLIPQFQGLLVANLTYTLQLDGHRTRSRGLFPGGRDKLSGNTAVTLVKSCTEFWFHFPVCIQDLISPINVSLNFSLWEEEGTPRDQRAGKDIQPILRPSPHSETKEIPFEKNCGEDKKCEANLGLSFSPTRSKVLRLTPSASLSVELTLTNSGEDAYWVRLGLTLPRGLSFRKVEMLKPHSQIPVSCEELPEEPKLLTRTLSCNVSSPIFKTGSSVVIQVMFHTLMNSSWGDFVELHANVSCENEDSGLLEDNSATTSIPVLYPVNILTEDQENSTLYISFTPKGPKIHHVKHIYQVKIQPSVHDHNVPTLEALIGVPWPHSKGPIMHKWRVEMEPPSTCYREDLEMPPSMAESPQPCLPGAKFRCPLVFKQEILIQVIGTVELVGEIEASSMFSLCSSLSISFNSSKHFHLYGSNASLAQVIMKVDIVYEKEMLYLYVLSGLGGLLLLLLIFMALYKVGFFKRNLKEKMEASADASDGIPGEDSGQPASEEEAMDPGCRDPLHEEEAQDGGGKD from the exons ATGAACTCCTGCATCATCGTAATGAGGCTGCTGCTGTCTGGGCCTTTTCTCTTTG ccccagcctcAAGCTACAACGTGGACGTGCGGCATGTGCAAAGCTTCTCCTACCCACACGCCGGGAGGCACTTTGGGTACCGAGTCCTGCAGGTTGGAAACGG GGTTGTCGTGGGAGCTCCAGGTGAGGGGAACAGCACGGGAAACCTCTATCAATGCCAGCCAGGCACTGGACACTGCCTACCAGTCAGCCTGAGTG GTTCCAACTATACCTCCAAGTACTTGGGAATGACCTTGGCGAGAGACCCCACAAATGAAAGCCTTTTG GCCTGTGACCCTGGGCTGTCTCGGACCTGTGACCAGAATATCTATCTAAGTGGCCTGTGTTACCTCTTCCACCAGAATTTGAGGGGTCCTGTGCTGCAAGGGCGCCCTGGTTATCAGG AATGTATAAAGGGCAATGTAGACCTGGTATTTCTGTTTGATGGTTCAAGGAGCTTGCAGCAAAATGAATTTCAGAAAATTGTGGATTTCATGAAGGATGTGATGAAGAAACTTAGCAACTCTTCCTACCGG TTTGCTGCTGTTCAGTTTTCCACGACCTACAAAACAGAATTCACTTTCTCAGATTATGTTCAGTGGAAGGACCCTGATGTTCTGCTGGCCACAGTAAAGCACATGCGCCAGTTGACCAACACCTTTGGTGCCATCAACTATGTCGT GACAAATGTGTTCCGGCAAGACCTGGGGGCCCGACCAGATGCCACCAAAGTGCTTATCATCATCACTGACGGGGAAGCCACTGACAAAGGCAACACTGACGCAGCCAAAGACATCATCCGCTACATCATTGGG ATTGGAAAGCATTTCAAGACCAAGGAAAGTCAGGAGACACTCCACAACTTTGCCTCCACACCCACGAAGGAGTTTGTAAAGATTCTGGACACATTTGAGAAGCTTAAAGATCTATTCACTGAGCTGCAAAAGAAGATCTATGTCATTGAGG GCACAAGCAGACAGGACCTGACATCTTTTGACATGGAGCTGTCCTCCAGTGGGATCAGCGCTGACCTCAGCAAG GGCCGTGGCGTTGTGGGGGCAGTTGGAGCCAAGGACTGGGCTGGGGGCTTTCTAGACCTGAAGGTAGACCTACAAGATGATGCGTTTGTTGGGAATGAACCACtgacaaaagaagtgaaagaaggctATTTGG gTTACACCGTGGCCTGGCTGCCCTCCCGAGGGCTCCCATCACTGCTGGCAGCTGGAGCCCCCCGATACCAGCATGTGGGGCGGGTGCTGCTGTTCCAAGAGTCAGAGAACAGAGACCACTGGAGCCAGATCCAGAAGATAAATGGGAGCCAG GTCGGCTCTTATTTTGGTGGTGAGCTGTGTGGCGTTGATGTCGACCaagatgaggagacagagctgcTGCTGATTGGAGCTCCTCTGTTCtatggggagcagagaggaggccgAGTGTTTGTCTACCAGCGAAAACAG CTGGGGTTTGAAGTGGTCTCAGAACTGCAGGGGGATCCTGGCTACCCCCTTGGGCGATTTGGAGCAGCCATCACTGCCCTGACGGACATCAATGGGGATGAGCTGATGGACGTGGCTGTGGGAGCCCCTctggaggagcagggagctgTGTACATCTTCAATGGGCGCCATGGTGGGCTGAGCCCTGAGCCAAGTCAG AGGATAGAAGGAACCCAGGTGTTATCAGGAATTCGATGGTTTGGACGTTCCATCCACGGGGTGAAGGACCTTGGAGGAGATGGTCTGGCAGATGTGGCTGTCGGGGCTGAGGGTCAAGTGATCATGCTGAG CTCGCGGCCTGTGGTGGATGTCATCACTCTGCTGTCCTTCTCCCCGGCCGAGATCCCAGTACATGAAGTGGAGTGCTCCCCTTCAGCCAGCaacaagaagaaggaaggagtcaACATCACAGTCTGTTTCCAGGTCAAGTCTCTCATCCCCCAGTTCCAAG GGCTCCTGGTTGCCAACCTCACTTACACTCTGCAGCTGGATGGCCATCGGACCAGAAGCCGGGGATTGTTCCCCGGAGGGAGAGATAAACTCAGTGGGAACACAGCTGTCACCCTGGTCAAGTCCTGCACTGAGTTTTGGTTCCACTTCCCG GTGTGCATTCAGGACCTCATCTCTCCCATCAATGTCTCCctaaatttctctctctgggaggaagaagggacacCGAGGGACCAAAGGGCG GGCAAGGACATACAGCCCATCCTGAGACCCTCCCCACACTCGGAGACCAAGGAG ATCCCTTTTGAGAAGAACTGCGGAGAGGACAAGAAATGTGAGGCAAACCTGGGGCTGTCCTTCTCCCCTACAAG ATCCAAAGTCCTGCGTCTGACCCCCTCTGCCAGCCTCTCTGTGGAGTTGACACTGACCAACTCAGGAGAAGACGCTTACTGGGTCCGGCTCGGCCTGACATTGCCCCGGGGACTGTCCTTCCGCAAAGTGGAGATGCTCAAG CCTCACAGCCAGATACCTGTGAGCTGTGAGGAGCTTCCTGAAGAGCCCAAGCTTCTGACCAGGACCCTCTCTTGCAACGTGAGCTCTCCCATCTTTAAAACAGGCAGTTCG GTTGTTATCCAGGTGATGTTTCATACGCTGATGAACAGCTCCTGGGGGGACTTTGTTGAGCTGCACGCCAATGTGAGCTG TGAAAATGAAGACTCAGGCCTCCTGGAGGACAACTCAGCCACCACCAGCATCCCAGTCCTATACCCCGTCAACATCCTGACTGAGGA ccAAGAAAACTCCACACTCTATATCAGCTTCACCCCCAAGGGTCCCAAGATCCACCATGTCAAGCACATCTACCAG GTGAAGATTCAGCCTTCTGTCCATGACCACAATGTGCCCACCCTGGAGGCTTTGATTGGGGTACCATGGCCTCACAGCAAGGGGCCCATCATGCACAAGTGGAGAGTGGAGATG GAGCCTCCTAGCACCTGCTACCGTGAGGATCTGGAGATGCCACCCAGTATGGCTGAG TCCCCTCAGCCTTGTTTGCCTGGAGCCAAGTTCCGCTGCCCACTTGTCTTCAAGCAGGAGATTCTCATCCAAGTGATCGGGACAGTGGAGCTTGTGGGGGAGATCGAG GCCTCCTCCATGTTCAGCCTCTGcagctctctctccatctccttcaaCAGCAGCAAGCATTTCCACCTCTATGGCAGCAATGCTTCTCTGGCCCAG gtCATCATGAAGGTCGACATCGTCTATGAGAAGGAAATGCTCTACCTCTACGTGCTGAGTGGCCTCGGGGGGCTTTTGCTGCTGTTGCTGATTTTCATGGCGCTCTACAAG GTTGGCTTCTTCAAACGGAACCTGAAGGAGAAGATGGAGGCTAGCGCAGATGCCTCAGACGGAATCCCTGGGGAAGACTCCGGGCAGCCGGCGTCTGAGGAGGAGGCTATGGATCCGGGCTGCCGGGATCCGCTCCACGAGGAAGAGGCCCAGGATGGAGGTGGCAAAGACTGA